Proteins encoded by one window of Desulfobaculum bizertense DSM 18034:
- a CDS encoding adenosylcobinamide-GDP ribazoletransferase — protein sequence MKFLIDSFTACLGFLTRLAPPRMYENHVFAAAMWWFGVVGLILGTLLVTPFAVGVLRGQPWIQAWLLLGGSLTLTRGLHWDGWADLFDGWGSNATGDRFWEIVKDSRNGAFGVIALIMGLSGQLLLMHQLFAAQAYGFIFFAFIFGRAMCVFTAYLGRKMTRPGQGKLSMDGATTPVALFHLCMVLFFAWILGGWRYVLPVLCLGAIGLTELYSLGRKHGAMNGDFLGAAVIWGELSAMLAGCIALNFTGLVFF from the coding sequence ATGAAATTTCTGATTGATTCCTTTACCGCCTGTCTCGGTTTTTTGACCCGGCTTGCCCCCCCTCGCATGTATGAGAATCACGTTTTCGCTGCCGCGATGTGGTGGTTTGGCGTTGTCGGTCTTATTCTCGGAACGCTTTTGGTTACGCCTTTTGCCGTTGGCGTTTTACGCGGGCAACCGTGGATTCAGGCCTGGCTTCTCCTTGGCGGCTCTTTGACTCTGACTCGTGGGCTTCACTGGGATGGCTGGGCAGATTTGTTTGACGGCTGGGGCAGCAATGCCACTGGTGACCGTTTTTGGGAGATCGTTAAGGATAGCCGCAATGGAGCCTTTGGCGTTATTGCCCTCATTATGGGCCTTTCCGGTCAGCTGCTTCTCATGCATCAGCTCTTCGCCGCGCAGGCTTACGGCTTTATCTTTTTCGCCTTTATCTTTGGGCGCGCGATGTGTGTGTTCACCGCCTATCTTGGGCGGAAGATGACCCGCCCCGGCCAAGGCAAGCTTTCTATGGATGGCGCAACAACCCCTGTTGCTCTTTTTCATCTTTGCATGGTTCTTTTCTTTGCCTGGATCCTCGGTGGATGGCGCTATGTCCTCCCAGTTCTTTGTCTCGGCGCAATCGGCCTCACAGAACTTTACTCCCTCGGCCGGAAGCACGGCGCTATGAATGGCGACTTTCTCGGCGCTGCCGTTATCTGGGGCGAACTCTCCGCTATGCTCGCAGGTTGCATTGCCCTGAATTTCACCGGGTTGGTATTTTTTTAG
- a CDS encoding SAM hydrolase/SAM-dependent halogenase family protein, with the protein MLPPLALLTDFGLSDPYVAQMKAVFLSQCPDARIVDISHDITPFHYEQAGFFLEASRKHFPQGTVFVAVVDPGVGSPRSIVLLEKAGQSFLAPDNGLLSLVLSAPGVATAYSCPVGAEASHTFHGRDVFAPLAIRRLLGEPPEHLGIPVPLSSLMQEDWARVEQDSQAQTLTARVLHIDRFGNTVLNLSATDWKTSLFQAAAVQLRSLQASVSLRCVRVYSELQATEIGVLEGSQGFLELAANQISAAEILGLSCGDTVTLALSERA; encoded by the coding sequence GTGCTCCCCCCACTTGCTCTCTTGACGGACTTTGGCCTAAGCGACCCCTATGTCGCTCAGATGAAAGCGGTTTTTCTTTCTCAGTGTCCCGATGCACGCATTGTGGACATCAGTCACGACATCACGCCTTTTCATTATGAACAGGCAGGTTTTTTTCTCGAAGCATCTCGAAAGCATTTTCCGCAGGGCACGGTGTTTGTCGCCGTTGTCGACCCCGGTGTCGGCTCGCCCCGCAGCATTGTTTTGCTCGAAAAAGCCGGGCAGTCCTTTCTCGCACCGGACAACGGGCTTTTGAGCCTCGTTCTCTCCGCCCCCGGTGTTGCGACTGCCTATTCGTGTCCTGTTGGTGCAGAAGCCAGTCACACCTTTCATGGGCGTGATGTGTTTGCTCCTCTCGCTATTCGTCGCCTTTTGGGAGAGCCGCCAGAGCATTTGGGCATCCCTGTGCCCCTTTCTTCTCTTATGCAGGAGGACTGGGCACGCGTGGAGCAGGATTCTCAGGCACAGACGCTCACAGCTCGGGTTCTGCACATTGACCGCTTTGGCAACACTGTTTTGAACCTGAGCGCTACGGACTGGAAGACCTCGCTTTTTCAGGCTGCAGCGGTACAGCTTCGCTCTCTTCAGGCGTCTGTCTCCTTACGTTGCGTCAGGGTATACTCTGAGCTTCAGGCGACCGAAATCGGTGTGCTCGAAGGAAGTCAGGGCTTTTTGGAACTCGCCGCAAATCAAATCTCCGCAGCCGAAATTTTGGGCCTCTCCTGTGGCGATACCGTAACTCTGGCCCTGTCTGAGCGCGCATGA
- a CDS encoding YitT family protein — MRDITYSVPWNVGLITFGTALFAFGIKSIAVPHEFISGGISGLGLLIYYFSGWLSPGQWILFLNLPIFVLGWFFVSRRFFMYSLYGAVMVSFFVEFIPWTLPIHDSWLAALAAGSVYGAGVGITFRSLGSTGGTDIVAVVLNQKYNLRIGSVNFAFNLALFAASMMFMEMDRVLYSLATVYISAQVMEYFIGMFSQRKMVLIISERPEDIAAAVLKDLHRGATYLYGRGAYSGKRKRILMVVVNNMQLKRLEEKVYTIDPCAFTIVENPLNVLGHNFSKRKVY, encoded by the coding sequence TTGCGGGATATTACGTATTCTGTGCCGTGGAATGTGGGTCTCATTACTTTTGGTACTGCATTGTTTGCTTTTGGCATCAAAAGCATTGCTGTACCACATGAGTTTATTTCTGGAGGCATTTCAGGCCTCGGACTCCTGATCTACTATTTTTCAGGCTGGCTTAGCCCTGGGCAGTGGATTCTTTTTTTGAATCTTCCCATTTTTGTTTTGGGCTGGTTTTTTGTCAGCCGCCGTTTCTTCATGTACAGCCTGTATGGCGCTGTCATGGTCAGTTTTTTTGTGGAGTTCATTCCGTGGACTCTCCCCATTCATGACTCATGGCTCGCGGCACTTGCCGCAGGCTCAGTGTATGGCGCTGGAGTTGGCATTACCTTTCGTTCTCTTGGTTCGACAGGCGGCACGGACATCGTTGCCGTGGTTCTGAATCAGAAGTATAACCTCCGCATTGGTTCGGTAAATTTTGCCTTTAATCTCGCGCTGTTTGCAGCCAGCATGATGTTCATGGAAATGGACCGTGTTCTGTATTCCCTCGCGACCGTGTACATCTCCGCGCAGGTTATGGAATACTTCATCGGTATGTTCAGCCAGCGGAAAATGGTGCTCATTATTTCCGAGCGGCCCGAAGATATTGCTGCTGCGGTGTTGAAAGATTTGCACCGGGGCGCGACTTATCTGTACGGGCGTGGAGCCTACTCTGGGAAGCGTAAGCGTATTCTGATGGTCGTCGTGAACAACATGCAGCTCAAGCGTCTTGAGGAAAAGGTGTACACCATTGACCCCTGCGCGTTCACCATTGTCGAGAATCCTTTGAATGTGTTGGGGCACAACTTTTCAAAACGAAAGGTCTACTAG
- the ahcY gene encoding adenosylhomocysteinase — protein sequence MADVKPLEQNLPYKVKDIQLADFGHKEMQLSEREVPGLMALIEQYGDEKPLKGFKVTGSLHMTIQTAMLIKTLHALGADIRWASCNIFSTQDHAAAAIAESGMAKVFAWKGESLEEYWWCTEMALTWPDGSGPDLIVDDGGDATLFIHQGVKVEQNPSLAEKSYDVKEFQIIMDRLAASVKANPTKWQNIAKKIRGVSEETTTGVHRLYQMQEKGELLFPAFNVNDAVTKSKFDNLYGCRESLADGIKRATDIMIAGKVVVVIGYGDVGKGCAQSMRGFGARVIVTEVDPICALQAAMEGYEVTTMEEAASQGDIFVTCTGNYHVITGKHMEMMKNEAIVCNIGHFDSEIEMTYLEDNPDCSCLNIKPQVDKWTLKNGRSILVLAEGRLVNLGCATGHPSFVMSASFTNQALAQLDLAKNDYEPQVMILPKNLDEEVARLHLGRLGVKLDTLTQEQADYIGVPVEGPYKPDHYKY from the coding sequence ATGGCAGACGTAAAGCCCCTTGAGCAGAATCTTCCCTACAAGGTGAAAGATATTCAGCTTGCTGATTTTGGTCACAAGGAAATGCAGCTCTCCGAGCGTGAAGTCCCCGGTCTTATGGCCCTCATCGAGCAGTACGGCGACGAAAAGCCCCTCAAGGGCTTCAAGGTCACAGGCTCTCTGCACATGACCATCCAGACCGCTATGCTCATCAAAACCCTGCACGCCCTTGGTGCAGACATCCGCTGGGCATCCTGCAATATTTTTTCAACTCAGGACCACGCTGCTGCTGCAATCGCAGAGTCCGGCATGGCCAAGGTTTTTGCCTGGAAGGGTGAGTCTCTGGAAGAGTACTGGTGGTGCACGGAAATGGCTCTGACCTGGCCTGACGGTTCCGGCCCGGATCTCATCGTTGATGACGGTGGTGATGCAACCCTCTTCATCCATCAGGGTGTTAAGGTTGAGCAGAACCCCTCTCTCGCCGAGAAAAGCTACGATGTGAAGGAATTCCAGATCATCATGGATCGCCTTGCTGCGAGCGTAAAAGCCAACCCCACCAAGTGGCAGAACATTGCCAAAAAAATTCGTGGCGTTTCCGAAGAAACCACCACGGGTGTGCATCGTCTCTACCAGATGCAGGAAAAGGGCGAGCTGCTTTTCCCCGCGTTCAACGTCAACGATGCTGTAACAAAGTCCAAGTTCGACAACCTGTATGGTTGCCGCGAGTCTCTGGCTGACGGCATCAAGCGGGCCACTGACATCATGATCGCAGGCAAGGTTGTTGTGGTCATCGGTTACGGCGACGTCGGCAAGGGCTGCGCCCAGTCCATGCGCGGCTTTGGTGCCCGTGTCATCGTTACCGAAGTTGACCCCATTTGTGCGCTTCAGGCCGCAATGGAAGGCTACGAAGTGACCACAATGGAAGAGGCCGCTTCTCAGGGCGACATCTTTGTGACCTGCACCGGCAACTACCACGTCATCACTGGCAAGCACATGGAGATGATGAAGAACGAGGCTATTGTCTGCAACATTGGTCACTTCGACAGCGAAATCGAGATGACCTACCTTGAAGACAATCCTGACTGCTCCTGCCTGAACATCAAGCCTCAGGTCGACAAGTGGACTCTCAAGAATGGCCGCAGCATTTTGGTGCTCGCCGAGGGCCGTCTTGTGAACCTTGGCTGCGCAACTGGTCATCCCTCTTTCGTGATGTCTGCAAGCTTCACCAATCAGGCTCTTGCTCAGCTTGACCTCGCCAAGAATGACTACGAGCCACAGGTTATGATTCTTCCCAAGAACCTTGACGAAGAAGTTGCACGCCTGCACCTCGGCCGTCTTGGTGTAAAGCTTGATACCCTGACGCAGGAACAGGCTGATTACATTGGTGTTCCCGTAGAAGGCCCCTACAAGCCCGATCATTATAAATATTAA
- a CDS encoding ArsR/SmtB family transcription factor, with product MRILHFSKALSDETRLRLLRVLYDFELSVGELVEVLQLKQSRISRHLKILSEAGLLVSRRDGQWVYYRATESGAAGEYLSLLDEFITGEAALQEDADAAAQCVAARRQETAEFFGAIAEDWSQLRQKTLGGLRVEELVLSRMESVRCAVDLGCGTGELLASLAHKAARVIGVDNSPEMLAEAHRLFGEHAEASGRVSLRIGDLEHLPLADGEVDFAVMCLSLHHLAAPREGISEAFRVLSHSGRFVLLDFEKHEEESMRTESGDRWLGFAPEVVQAWLKGIGFEIAHEDRLPLPSGLVLRVFEALKR from the coding sequence ATGCGAATATTACACTTCTCCAAAGCACTGTCTGACGAGACTCGTCTTCGTCTGCTTCGGGTCCTTTATGACTTCGAGCTGAGTGTGGGCGAGCTTGTGGAGGTTCTGCAACTCAAGCAGTCACGCATTTCCCGGCATCTCAAGATACTTTCTGAGGCTGGGCTACTTGTGTCACGGCGTGATGGTCAGTGGGTCTATTACCGGGCCACTGAGTCTGGCGCTGCGGGTGAGTACCTGAGTCTGCTTGATGAATTTATTACTGGCGAAGCTGCCTTGCAGGAGGACGCTGACGCTGCGGCCCAGTGTGTTGCCGCCCGTCGGCAGGAAACTGCGGAGTTTTTTGGAGCCATTGCCGAAGACTGGTCACAGCTGAGGCAAAAGACTCTAGGCGGCCTGCGAGTGGAAGAGCTGGTCTTGTCGCGGATGGAGAGTGTACGATGCGCCGTAGATCTCGGCTGCGGAACCGGAGAGCTGCTTGCCAGCCTCGCGCACAAAGCAGCCCGTGTGATTGGCGTTGATAATTCTCCCGAGATGCTGGCAGAAGCGCACCGTCTTTTTGGTGAGCACGCCGAAGCCAGTGGTCGGGTGAGTCTCCGGATTGGAGATCTGGAGCATTTGCCCCTTGCAGATGGCGAGGTGGATTTTGCAGTGATGTGTTTGTCTCTGCATCACCTTGCTGCCCCGCGAGAGGGCATTTCAGAAGCGTTCCGCGTGCTGTCGCATTCGGGGCGTTTTGTGCTTCTTGACTTCGAGAAGCACGAGGAAGAGTCCATGCGAACAGAGTCCGGCGACCGCTGGCTTGGTTTTGCGCCCGAGGTGGTGCAGGCATGGCTCAAAGGCATTGGGTTTGAGATTGCCCACGAGGACCGGCTGCCATTGCCCTCCGGCTTGGTGTTGCGGGTTTTTGAGGCGTTGAAACGATAA